From a region of the Neobacillus niacini genome:
- a CDS encoding ROK family protein, translating to MHHEGFIRETELVTSGVGRKAALLDICGDLLYTIGIEIDKSVLKIGIVNYVGEIIYFQTFFRNPIESYEEALDNINQKVKYTIEQSGISFNKIIGLAVGLPGFIDYKNGIVRLSDQLRWTDVPFAEDLKQLTSLNVIIDNGLKMKVMAEHAVGIAKGSQNSILVGIGSGIGAAIILNGEIYRGESNNAGEIGHTVVDPNGNVYSCGKIGCIATYISEGAILADCRKVKDLASIDEVYLAFRNKEQWALNILDRTSTYIALAISNISCLYNPEYIILSGELMDRIPEIKQSIEAKCEMYMWEPVKQTVRMVYSNLGDQGIVLGAAIQAQNTLIELN from the coding sequence TTGCATCATGAGGGGTTTATTAGAGAAACAGAGCTGGTCACGTCAGGAGTTGGAAGAAAAGCAGCGCTGTTAGATATATGTGGAGATTTACTCTATACAATCGGTATAGAAATAGACAAATCGGTATTGAAAATTGGCATTGTGAATTATGTCGGAGAAATTATTTATTTTCAAACTTTTTTTAGGAATCCAATAGAGTCATATGAGGAAGCCCTTGATAACATTAATCAAAAGGTTAAGTATACGATCGAACAAAGTGGTATCTCTTTTAATAAAATTATTGGCTTGGCAGTAGGGCTACCAGGCTTTATTGATTATAAAAATGGGATTGTAAGGCTTTCCGATCAATTACGGTGGACCGATGTTCCCTTTGCGGAGGATCTGAAACAGCTTACATCATTGAATGTGATTATTGATAATGGATTAAAAATGAAAGTGATGGCTGAACATGCTGTAGGTATAGCCAAGGGATCACAAAACTCTATTTTGGTTGGAATTGGGTCGGGTATTGGTGCGGCGATCATTCTAAATGGTGAAATTTATCGTGGGGAATCAAATAACGCAGGTGAAATCGGACACACTGTTGTAGATCCAAATGGAAATGTATACAGCTGTGGAAAAATTGGCTGCATAGCCACGTATATTTCTGAAGGGGCAATCCTTGCCGATTGCAGGAAAGTGAAAGACCTTGCATCTATTGATGAAGTGTACCTTGCTTTTAGAAATAAGGAACAGTGGGCACTCAATATATTAGACCGTACCAGTACCTATATTGCTCTTGCTATTAGCAATATTTCATGTCTATATAATCCAGAATACATTATCCTAAGTGGAGAGTTAATGGATAGGATTCCAGAAATAAAACAATCCATTGAAGCAAAATGTGAGATGTATATGTGGGAGCCAGTGAAACAGACAGTACGAATGGTTTATTCTAATCTAGGTGACCAAGGAATCGTTCTAGGGGCTGCCATTCAAGCGCAAAATACGTTAATTGAATTGAATTAA
- a CDS encoding YitT family protein: protein MKKGTIDIIFIIIGAFLFALGVNLFVIPNELGEGGVTGITIIAYYLFGWSPGLVSLILNAFLLIVGYKFLNKVTTIYTIIAVVFISLFLHLTEGWNIASNELMVNAIFGGIFVGVGIGLIIRVGGTTAGTTILARITHKYLGWSISYGLLFFDLIVAFSSYFIIGAEKLMLTIIMLYVGTKVMEFVIEGLNPKKAITIISDKPNDIAKQVTTSMDRGVTVYSGHGYYTKTPKEILYIVISKQEVIKLKRIVQSTDPNAFIAIHDVRDVFGEGFIDISKS, encoded by the coding sequence ATGAAAAAAGGAACGATAGACATCATTTTTATCATTATTGGTGCATTTTTGTTTGCGTTAGGCGTAAATTTATTTGTTATTCCGAATGAGCTTGGTGAAGGTGGAGTAACTGGTATCACAATTATTGCATACTATTTATTTGGGTGGTCGCCAGGTTTAGTCAGCTTAATTTTGAATGCATTTTTGTTAATTGTTGGTTATAAATTTTTGAATAAGGTAACCACGATTTATACGATTATTGCAGTAGTTTTTATTTCGCTTTTTCTTCATCTGACAGAAGGCTGGAATATTGCTTCTAATGAATTGATGGTAAATGCAATTTTTGGTGGAATCTTTGTAGGGGTTGGGATTGGCTTAATCATTCGGGTTGGCGGAACAACAGCTGGTACTACCATCTTAGCAAGGATTACGCATAAGTATTTAGGCTGGAGCATTAGCTATGGTCTATTGTTTTTTGATCTAATTGTTGCTTTCTCATCATATTTTATCATTGGTGCAGAAAAGCTGATGTTAACAATTATTATGCTTTATGTAGGAACGAAAGTGATGGAATTTGTTATTGAAGGCTTAAATCCTAAGAAGGCCATTACGATTATTTCTGATAAACCGAATGACATTGCTAAACAGGTGACGACTTCAATGGACAGAGGGGTGACTGTCTACTCAGGTCATGGTTATTACACAAAAACCCCTAAGGAAATACTTTATATTGTTATTAGTAAGCAAGAAGTAATAAAGTTGAAACGCATTGTTCAATCTACAGATCCGAATGCTTTCATCGCTATACATGATGTTCGCGATGTGTTTGGAGAAGGATTTATTGATATTTCTAAATCATAA
- a CDS encoding YesL family protein: protein MWEQFNEKGAWLYRIMLLNLMWIGFTLLGGIIFGLFPATVSLFSVMRKWLRGEADISLVSHFIETYKGSFVKSNIAGLVILGIGIFLSVDLYISQKYLGNFFVHLVLLFLCFLYGLTVLFFFPTFVHFEMKSLSYLKQSFFMTFIRPLQSLLISVIFMMIVVIVSVFPFLMVFFAGPMLAYPIMWIGNKVFKTLESMEGK, encoded by the coding sequence GTGTGGGAACAATTTAATGAAAAAGGGGCATGGTTATATAGGATTATGCTGTTAAATCTTATGTGGATAGGGTTTACTTTGCTGGGAGGGATCATTTTTGGCCTATTTCCTGCTACCGTTTCGCTATTTTCAGTTATGCGAAAATGGTTACGAGGTGAAGCGGATATCAGTTTAGTCAGCCATTTTATCGAGACATATAAAGGCAGTTTCGTAAAATCGAATATTGCTGGTCTTGTCATTCTAGGAATCGGTATCTTTCTATCCGTAGATTTATATATTTCTCAAAAATATTTAGGGAATTTTTTTGTCCATCTGGTTTTACTCTTTCTCTGTTTTTTATATGGATTGACGGTGCTTTTCTTTTTCCCTACATTTGTTCATTTTGAAATGAAATCATTATCTTATCTTAAACAATCCTTTTTCATGACTTTTATTAGACCGCTTCAAAGTTTGCTTATTTCCGTGATCTTTATGATGATAGTGGTAATCGTGTCTGTTTTTCCTTTTCTAATGGTTTTTTTCGCTGGTCCAATGCTGGCTTATCCAATTATGTGGATTGGAAATAAAGTCTTTAAGACTTTGGAGAGCATGGAAGGGAAATAA
- a CDS encoding AraC family transcriptional regulator, protein MFGLRRIQSRLLYKYILSYMLMFFIPLVIMGIIIYKNSVVSLREGIEQSNIDKLNQVKNMTDERMEELEKLALQISYDYRLTPYMVNDGFYGKEAIEELNKYKANSSIIKELFLYYRGDRNIYSANGAYSLDTFKKMYHFDQSDKKMKEQLESNLPVVYPAASMRVNNNKEDRLITYLYPITRNTVTPYGTVMYLIEESAVTSLIKDALGDFQGNAYIFDQNNHVFTSRINDNEFDHNDIKKLAEIKNGVSSIQLQSREYSVVSVKSNVSGWTFVTVMPTDQFLGKVVNLQRFLMMIIISILLSGIGVSILLGRKQYLPIHNLLDFLNKNDKRVTNTEEFNELDRIKVTMARVFKDHESLSEKVDIQAPIVRDQYLMRMLNGSLVDEGEINKLLESINLPMKKHQFFVAVVSLKNEMLQKREEMIRTLSVITFNKTISYGVEIGYKDCIALIVSLEDPYPGEAKKVVEELRQLIQERLDVNPIISAGTCVSEKSKINRSFIEALAALEYRFMNERTCITYFEDISNQSEKTIGYPKDEHIKFVQSLKQGDQIVAIETLKHIFEVVINKDLSVQMVKCICFDIINTVLKVAVEMGLGEKNYDMNKVVDFNSIGELEKHLHPLIIDICHEVSRKNERSNSQLCNEILAYIHENYAKYDLSLESIAQKFKLSTSYLSRFIKEQTGVNFTQYVWHLRIEEVKRKLTDTDETIKEIVIAAGYMDVANFTRKFKKAEGVTPGKYRLLYAPERSHIQANMENDTAL, encoded by the coding sequence TTGTTTGGTTTACGAAGGATACAATCGAGATTATTGTACAAATACATCCTGTCGTATATGCTTATGTTTTTCATTCCGTTAGTGATTATGGGGATTATTATCTATAAAAATTCCGTTGTCAGCTTAAGAGAAGGTATTGAACAATCAAATATTGACAAGCTAAACCAAGTGAAAAATATGACCGATGAACGGATGGAGGAATTAGAAAAGCTTGCATTACAGATTTCCTATGATTATCGTTTAACGCCCTACATGGTTAATGATGGTTTTTATGGAAAAGAAGCGATAGAAGAGCTCAATAAATATAAGGCAAACAGTTCCATTATTAAGGAATTATTTCTTTATTATCGCGGAGATCGTAATATTTACTCTGCAAACGGGGCGTATTCACTAGATACTTTTAAAAAAATGTATCATTTTGATCAATCAGACAAAAAAATGAAGGAACAATTAGAAAGTAATCTGCCAGTCGTTTATCCTGCTGCATCTATGAGAGTCAATAATAATAAAGAGGATCGATTGATCACCTATTTGTATCCGATTACACGAAACACTGTCACTCCATACGGCACTGTGATGTATTTGATCGAAGAATCTGCGGTAACGAGTTTGATTAAGGATGCTCTTGGTGATTTTCAAGGAAACGCCTACATATTTGATCAGAATAACCATGTCTTTACATCCCGTATCAATGATAACGAGTTTGATCATAACGACATTAAGAAACTCGCTGAAATCAAAAACGGTGTATCAAGTATTCAATTGCAAAGCAGAGAGTACTCCGTTGTCTCAGTAAAGTCTAATGTAAGTGGATGGACATTTGTCACCGTTATGCCAACGGATCAGTTTTTGGGCAAGGTAGTTAATTTACAAAGGTTTTTAATGATGATCATTATTTCCATTCTCCTCTCGGGTATCGGAGTTTCGATTCTATTGGGAAGAAAACAATACCTGCCAATCCACAATCTTTTAGATTTTCTTAATAAGAACGATAAGCGTGTAACAAATACTGAGGAATTTAATGAGCTTGATCGGATAAAAGTGACAATGGCAAGAGTGTTTAAGGATCATGAAAGTTTAAGTGAAAAGGTTGATATCCAAGCTCCAATTGTAAGAGATCAATATTTAATGAGGATGTTAAATGGCAGTTTAGTTGATGAGGGAGAGATAAATAAATTACTAGAATCTATCAATCTGCCAATGAAAAAGCATCAATTTTTTGTGGCGGTTGTCTCATTAAAAAATGAAATGCTGCAAAAAAGAGAGGAGATGATCCGCACTCTTTCGGTCATAACCTTCAATAAGACAATCTCCTATGGGGTGGAAATAGGTTATAAAGACTGCATTGCCTTAATCGTCAGCCTTGAGGATCCGTATCCAGGAGAAGCTAAAAAGGTTGTTGAGGAGTTGAGACAGCTAATCCAGGAGCGATTAGACGTTAATCCGATTATTTCTGCAGGGACTTGTGTTTCGGAAAAAAGTAAAATTAACCGCTCGTTTATCGAGGCTTTAGCCGCATTAGAGTATCGGTTTATGAATGAACGCACATGCATTACGTATTTTGAAGACATCAGCAATCAATCTGAAAAGACGATCGGCTATCCAAAAGATGAGCATATAAAATTTGTTCAAAGCTTAAAACAAGGAGATCAGATTGTCGCCATCGAGACACTAAAACATATTTTTGAAGTTGTAATCAATAAAGATCTTTCCGTCCAGATGGTCAAGTGTATTTGTTTTGATATCATTAATACCGTTTTAAAAGTGGCTGTGGAAATGGGATTGGGTGAAAAAAACTATGACATGAATAAAGTTGTCGATTTCAACTCTATCGGTGAATTAGAAAAACATCTGCATCCACTGATTATCGATATTTGTCATGAAGTAAGCAGGAAAAATGAAAGAAGCAACAGTCAGCTTTGTAATGAAATTTTAGCTTATATCCACGAAAATTATGCTAAATATGATCTGAGTCTAGAAAGTATCGCTCAAAAATTTAAACTGTCTACTTCCTACTTAAGCCGTTTTATAAAAGAACAAACAGGAGTAAACTTTACCCAATATGTCTGGCATTTACGTATCGAGGAAGTAAAAAGGAAACTAACAGACACAGATGAAACGATTAAAGAAATCGTCATCGCAGCGGGATATATGGATGTAGCTAATTTTACGAGGAAATTTAAAAAAGCAGAAGGAGTTACACCGGGCAAATATCGACTGCTTTATGCACCTGAACGAAGTCATATACAAGCCAATATGGAAAACGATACAGCCCTTTAG
- a CDS encoding sugar phosphate isomerase/epimerase family protein, with amino-acid sequence MKLGISSYSLQGAINSKEMTILDVVQWVADQGGEHVEIVPMGFSLVDDLSLADAIRQKAEAAGIEISNYAIGANFLTSSLEDYEKEIERVKKEVDVAHRLGVKLMRHDVAWKSPNEISIRDFEQNLPKMADACSKIADYAAQYGIVTSVENHGYYVQASDRVQRLIHAVDKENFKTTLDTGNFLCVDEDPVAAVKNNISYASMVHVKDFYRRTSSLGLGEGWFPSSSGNYLRGAITGHGDINLPEVLKVIKQSGYNGYISIEFEGIEECKKAAKISLDNVKGIWEAV; translated from the coding sequence ATGAAACTGGGTATTAGTTCATACAGCTTACAAGGTGCCATTAATTCAAAGGAGATGACGATTTTAGATGTCGTTCAATGGGTCGCAGACCAGGGCGGGGAGCATGTTGAGATTGTTCCGATGGGTTTTAGTTTAGTAGATGATTTGTCCTTGGCCGATGCCATCCGGCAAAAAGCGGAAGCAGCAGGCATCGAAATTTCTAATTACGCTATCGGGGCCAATTTCCTCACTTCGAGTTTAGAAGACTATGAAAAAGAAATTGAACGTGTCAAAAAAGAAGTAGATGTTGCACATCGCTTAGGTGTAAAGCTGATGAGACATGATGTAGCATGGAAGTCGCCAAACGAAATCTCAATCCGTGATTTTGAACAAAATCTGCCAAAAATGGCTGACGCCTGCTCAAAGATCGCCGACTATGCGGCACAATATGGCATTGTAACAAGTGTTGAAAACCATGGTTACTATGTTCAGGCAAGTGACCGGGTTCAGCGTTTGATTCATGCCGTCGATAAGGAAAACTTTAAGACCACGTTAGATACAGGGAATTTCCTTTGCGTCGATGAAGACCCAGTAGCAGCTGTAAAGAATAATATCTCTTACGCATCGATGGTTCATGTAAAGGATTTTTACCGCAGAACTTCTTCTCTTGGTCTTGGTGAAGGCTGGTTCCCATCAAGCTCCGGCAATTACTTAAGAGGAGCCATTACAGGGCATGGGGATATCAATCTGCCCGAAGTCTTAAAAGTTATCAAACAATCAGGCTATAACGGCTATATTTCTATAGAATTTGAAGGAATAGAAGAATGCAAAAAGGCCGCAAAAATCAGCCTCGACAACGTAAAAGGTATTTGGGAGGCAGTATAA
- a CDS encoding Gfo/Idh/MocA family protein: MGKLKIGVIGAGSISDLHFQSYANNEKVEIFAVCDLNEQRAEEKKNKYHAEATYTNYEDLLKDPQIDAVSICTWNNSHAEIAIAALNAGKHVLVEKPLCKTVEEALRVEEAVKRSGKVLQVGFVRRFGTNTNVLKSFIDSGDLGEIYYAKASILRRLGNPGGWFADKERSGGGPLIDIGVHIIDLCWYLMGKPKVKSISGNTYSKLGNRANIKNLSFYQAADYDPSINKVEDLANALIRFENGASLMIDVSFTLHVKKDETYVKIFGDKGGAEIEPELVIVTEKNNTILNAQPQIDSLSFDFNNAFQNEINHFVTCCQGEEKTISPVEDGVELMKILCGIYESSETGKEISFEQSNVTI, from the coding sequence ATGGGTAAATTAAAAATTGGTGTAATCGGGGCCGGTTCGATTTCAGATTTACACTTTCAGTCTTATGCTAATAATGAAAAGGTCGAAATCTTTGCCGTTTGTGATCTTAATGAGCAGAGGGCGGAAGAAAAGAAGAATAAATATCATGCGGAAGCGACGTATACGAACTATGAAGACTTGTTGAAGGACCCTCAAATTGATGCTGTGAGTATTTGTACATGGAATAATTCCCATGCAGAAATTGCCATTGCTGCTTTGAATGCAGGCAAGCATGTTTTGGTTGAAAAACCATTATGTAAAACAGTGGAAGAAGCGCTAAGGGTTGAAGAAGCCGTAAAAAGAAGCGGAAAAGTGCTTCAGGTAGGCTTTGTCCGCCGATTTGGCACCAATACAAACGTTTTGAAATCTTTTATTGATTCTGGTGATCTTGGAGAAATTTATTATGCAAAAGCCTCGATTTTGAGGCGTTTAGGAAACCCTGGCGGCTGGTTTGCTGATAAGGAAAGATCGGGCGGGGGGCCTCTTATCGATATCGGTGTTCATATCATTGATTTATGCTGGTATCTAATGGGGAAACCAAAAGTGAAATCCATTAGTGGAAATACCTATTCAAAGCTTGGAAATCGGGCGAATATTAAAAACCTTTCTTTCTATCAAGCAGCGGATTATGATCCTAGCATTAATAAAGTAGAAGACCTTGCAAATGCCCTAATTCGTTTTGAAAATGGAGCTTCGTTAATGATCGATGTCAGCTTTACCCTTCACGTTAAGAAGGATGAAACATATGTTAAGATTTTTGGCGATAAGGGCGGGGCAGAGATTGAACCTGAGCTTGTGATTGTCACAGAAAAAAATAATACGATATTAAATGCACAACCGCAAATTGATTCTCTGTCGTTTGATTTCAACAATGCTTTTCAAAATGAAATAAACCATTTCGTTACGTGCTGCCAGGGTGAAGAAAAAACCATCAGCCCAGTGGAAGACGGTGTGGAATTGATGAAAATATTATGCGGTATCTATGAATCAAGTGAAACAGGTAAGGAAATTTCCTTTGAACAATCCAATGTGACCATTTAA
- a CDS encoding Gfo/Idh/MocA family protein: MKKVRVGFVGGGGIANVHLQHISKNEMAEVTAICDIHEETALQKAKEYGGTAYTNVDEMFEKEQLDALFVSVPPFAHGEIEEKAARKGIHLMVEKPLGLDYQTVAKKAEIIKQSGIICGSGYCLRYLDTVAKAKEYLQDKKTAMVRGHYLSSFVPTPWYREWEKSGGQLVEQSTHIVDLARYLGGEINQVYANMSLQVHHNVPNINIPDVTSVNFVYDSGAVGHIDSTFAQFDHRMGIEVMGEEFRLVIDGVNLTIIEKDSNQSFKSEVDVYQEQDRMFIEAIVKGDRNLLLSSYEDGLKTLAVTLAANQSQETALPVRVSSITNSEITWEVK, from the coding sequence ATGAAAAAAGTAAGAGTTGGATTTGTCGGGGGAGGCGGAATTGCCAATGTCCATTTGCAGCATATCAGTAAAAATGAAATGGCCGAAGTGACTGCGATTTGTGATATCCATGAAGAGACAGCGCTACAAAAAGCGAAGGAATATGGCGGGACCGCATATACCAATGTGGATGAGATGTTCGAAAAAGAACAGTTAGATGCTTTATTTGTATCGGTGCCTCCATTTGCTCACGGGGAAATTGAAGAAAAAGCGGCAAGAAAAGGGATTCACTTAATGGTTGAAAAACCATTGGGCCTCGATTATCAGACGGTTGCCAAAAAGGCAGAGATCATTAAACAATCAGGGATTATTTGCGGGAGTGGCTATTGCTTACGCTACCTGGACACGGTGGCAAAGGCAAAGGAGTATTTGCAGGATAAAAAAACGGCCATGGTACGCGGACATTATTTATCATCCTTTGTTCCGACACCATGGTACCGGGAATGGGAAAAATCCGGCGGCCAGCTTGTCGAGCAATCGACGCATATCGTTGACTTAGCCAGATATTTAGGCGGTGAGATTAATCAGGTCTATGCCAATATGAGCTTGCAGGTCCATCATAATGTTCCAAATATTAATATCCCGGATGTGACCTCCGTGAATTTCGTGTATGACTCAGGTGCTGTTGGCCATATTGACAGTACCTTTGCGCAATTTGACCATCGGATGGGAATTGAAGTAATGGGTGAAGAATTTCGCCTAGTTATCGATGGGGTAAACCTAACCATCATCGAAAAAGATTCAAATCAGAGCTTCAAATCAGAGGTCGATGTTTATCAGGAACAAGACCGGATGTTTATCGAGGCGATTGTCAAAGGCGATCGGAACTTACTTTTATCCTCCTATGAGGATGGCTTAAAGACGCTTGCGGTAACATTAGCCGCTAATCAGTCACAGGAAACAGCACTTCCGGTGAGAGTTTCTTCTATTACTAATTCTGAAATAACTTGGGAGGTAAAATGA
- a CDS encoding MFS transporter → MSNPSRKPIIVIAIVTAVCLLGNEMLFIVLPLYWKFFGLTSLWQVGVLLAANRIIRIPINSLVGWCYRRIGKRSGIMAAVVLAAASTFSYGMVKGFWLLLIARCLWGIAWSFFRIGGYLTILSSSNRETRGQSVGLYNGLWGLGTLFGMLFGGLLAELIGIQTVTTLFSILAASSIPFIFRFIMNTKEQETTPQMKYKKDFTIWKNKRIVSAFVTGLMTAFIIYGVFASTLSKLIELQMNHNLIFLGLSIGAGSITGIVQALRSGWDPFLAPYLGRISDQKWGRLPILIMALLVAAFCLSLLPLKLPMALFIGMLILFQLTTTVLITMSDSIAAELAAGPLQVTVITFYTLFSDIGAALGPLLGFVMIDVFGIQSLYWLTSFIIVPLAVYWIIIFKKEARMIGLMKGQ, encoded by the coding sequence GTGAGTAATCCTTCGAGAAAGCCAATTATTGTCATTGCCATTGTCACCGCTGTTTGTTTGCTGGGAAACGAAATGCTATTTATTGTACTCCCATTATATTGGAAGTTTTTTGGACTGACATCGCTCTGGCAGGTTGGAGTGTTATTAGCGGCTAATCGAATCATCAGGATCCCGATCAACTCGCTTGTGGGTTGGTGTTACAGACGGATTGGGAAACGGTCTGGAATCATGGCAGCCGTTGTATTAGCTGCTGCCTCCACATTCTCGTATGGTATGGTAAAAGGTTTTTGGCTGCTCTTAATTGCCAGATGTCTATGGGGAATCGCATGGTCCTTTTTCCGTATCGGCGGTTATTTAACGATTCTTTCTTCCAGCAATCGAGAAACGAGAGGTCAGTCTGTTGGCTTATATAACGGGCTATGGGGCCTTGGAACCTTATTTGGCATGCTGTTCGGCGGATTACTTGCAGAACTGATTGGGATCCAAACGGTTACTACTCTTTTCTCCATCCTTGCTGCCAGCAGTATTCCATTTATTTTCCGGTTTATCATGAACACGAAAGAGCAGGAAACTACCCCCCAAATGAAGTACAAGAAGGATTTCACAATTTGGAAAAATAAACGCATTGTATCTGCTTTTGTAACGGGGTTAATGACTGCTTTTATCATTTATGGAGTTTTCGCTTCTACTTTAAGTAAATTAATAGAATTACAAATGAATCATAATTTGATCTTCCTAGGTTTATCCATTGGAGCGGGCTCCATTACCGGCATCGTTCAAGCTTTACGATCAGGCTGGGATCCTTTCCTAGCACCTTATCTTGGTAGAATCTCTGATCAAAAATGGGGGAGACTCCCTATTTTAATTATGGCTTTACTAGTGGCGGCTTTTTGCTTGAGCCTTCTTCCTTTAAAATTGCCGATGGCTCTATTTATCGGAATGTTAATATTATTTCAACTGACAACCACCGTATTAATAACGATGAGTGATTCAATTGCTGCCGAACTCGCGGCAGGTCCTTTACAAGTTACGGTCATTACTTTTTATACACTATTTTCTGATATTGGTGCTGCTTTAGGGCCCTTATTAGGCTTTGTTATGATTGATGTCTTTGGAATTCAATCACTTTATTGGTTAACTAGTTTCATCATCGTCCCTCTTGCCGTTTATTGGATCATTATTTTTAAGAAGGAAGCAAGGATGATCGGTCTAATGAAAGGTCAATAA
- a CDS encoding endonuclease/exonuclease/phosphatase family protein gives MTGNNQLRMMTYNVKYATAVPPHSWEERKGMIKELIQRESPDLIGTQECLYGQVCDMLTMLPEYDWVGLGRDGGSKGEYAAIFFKKDRFKILEYDHFWLSETPDVIASTSWGNNVTRMVTWARFVDVQTNQQFYHMNTHFDHESPDSRVRSAKLIIEKIGIFDTNLPIVLTGDFNEDINSKTYEVLLKKGALSDTWNLTNLRFNEELGTFNDFHDPHGGKERIDWIFVRGNMVVESVGIIADHSNGCFPSDHYPVVANLYMK, from the coding sequence ATGACTGGAAATAATCAGCTTCGAATGATGACTTATAATGTTAAATATGCAACGGCAGTACCACCCCATTCGTGGGAAGAACGTAAAGGAATGATAAAAGAATTAATTCAGCGTGAATCTCCGGATTTAATAGGGACACAGGAATGTCTGTATGGTCAAGTGTGTGACATGTTAACTATGCTGCCAGAATATGACTGGGTTGGTCTAGGTAGAGACGGGGGAAGTAAAGGCGAGTACGCAGCAATTTTTTTCAAAAAGGACCGCTTTAAAATTTTGGAGTACGATCATTTCTGGCTTTCCGAAACTCCAGACGTCATCGCTTCCACTTCTTGGGGGAATAACGTCACCCGGATGGTGACCTGGGCACGATTTGTTGATGTGCAAACAAATCAACAATTCTATCATATGAATACACATTTTGACCATGAGTCGCCCGATTCCAGGGTGAGAAGCGCAAAATTAATTATCGAAAAAATAGGCATATTTGATACCAACCTACCTATTGTCCTAACAGGTGATTTTAACGAGGATATCAACTCGAAAACGTATGAAGTCTTATTAAAAAAAGGGGCATTATCGGATACATGGAATTTGACAAATTTGCGGTTTAACGAAGAGTTAGGAACGTTCAATGATTTTCACGATCCACATGGCGGCAAAGAGCGTATTGATTGGATTTTCGTTCGAGGTAACATGGTCGTTGAGTCAGTTGGAATTATAGCGGATCATTCAAATGGTTGTTTTCCAAGTGACCATTACCCCGTCGTCGCAAATTTATACATGAAATAG
- a CDS encoding asparaginase produces MEYDRLIEETRAGLLENVHFGMICGVDDQKKQIYHVGNSDNLIYFRSAAKPIQALPIFLTNIIEKYGLTEQEAALFAASHRGESYHIAALESMLAKLPLQEEDLYCPPSYPLNIKPREEMIWNQKSKRRLYHNCSGKHMGFVTFCREMGYPVEGYWKKDHPLQQQILQILSTLSEVPISEINVGVDGCGVPVFAIPLRRMALTYLKLACLDLITDPQLKQAVGKLTTIMNHEYNLIASERFICSVLLQDPNIVAKGGAQGVYCFGLRNERLGFALKVINGSEDVWPNIVAAILEQIDYKNKETILNLRALKPSVVKNDNGIEVGTITEKFSLQKIGVSKRMSPDF; encoded by the coding sequence ATGGAGTATGATAGATTGATTGAAGAAACTAGGGCTGGACTGTTAGAAAACGTCCATTTTGGAATGATTTGTGGTGTTGACGATCAAAAGAAGCAAATTTATCATGTTGGGAATTCTGATAATCTCATTTATTTTCGCAGTGCGGCAAAGCCCATTCAAGCCTTACCAATATTTCTAACAAACATCATCGAAAAATATGGACTCACTGAGCAGGAGGCCGCTTTGTTTGCTGCATCCCACCGGGGAGAATCGTATCATATTGCCGCCCTTGAATCGATGTTGGCAAAATTACCTTTGCAAGAAGAAGATTTATATTGCCCGCCATCCTATCCGCTCAATATAAAGCCTCGAGAAGAAATGATATGGAATCAAAAAAGTAAAAGAAGGCTTTATCATAACTGTTCCGGTAAACACATGGGGTTTGTTACCTTTTGCCGAGAAATGGGATACCCAGTTGAAGGATACTGGAAAAAAGACCATCCCCTTCAGCAACAGATTCTTCAAATTCTTTCTACTTTATCTGAGGTCCCCATTTCGGAAATAAACGTTGGCGTCGATGGATGCGGGGTCCCGGTGTTTGCGATTCCTTTAAGGCGGATGGCACTCACTTATTTAAAATTGGCTTGCCTAGATTTAATAACTGATCCTCAGTTGAAACAAGCGGTAGGTAAATTAACGACAATCATGAATCACGAATACAACTTGATTGCATCAGAACGCTTTATTTGCTCTGTTTTATTACAAGATCCAAATATTGTAGCAAAAGGCGGGGCACAAGGAGTCTATTGCTTTGGCTTACGGAATGAGAGACTTGGTTTTGCCTTAAAGGTAATAAATGGTTCAGAGGATGTGTGGCCCAACATTGTTGCAGCAATTCTTGAACAAATTGATTACAAGAATAAAGAAACGATTTTAAATTTAAGAGCATTAAAGCCGTCGGTAGTTAAAAATGATAATGGGATTGAAGTGGGTACGATTACGGAGAAATTTTCCCTTCAAAAAATAGGAGTTTCGAAACGTATGTCTCCTGATTTTTAA